From one Ignavibacteria bacterium genomic stretch:
- a CDS encoding SDR family oxidoreductase, protein MSVQHYALILGASSGFGKATALKLASQGFGIFGVHLDRAAGMKNVEELKQSLTDLNVPYTFWNVNAVDPAQRVQIVAEISDHFSKNPESTIRLLMHSLAFGTLKPFVAADPSQALTQKNIEMTMDVMANSLIYWTQDVVRAGLMKPGGRVLGLTSAGSTRVLPSYGAVSAAKAALESYCRQLSLELTPYGITANTIRAGVTHTPALEKIPGNDIIMANALMRNPNHRLTRPEDVARVISMLVRDEAQWMNGNVIGVDGGEDAVDLTWWKPESGS, encoded by the coding sequence ATGTCAGTTCAACACTATGCTTTAATATTAGGCGCCTCGAGCGGGTTTGGCAAGGCAACTGCACTAAAACTTGCAAGCCAGGGCTTTGGCATCTTTGGGGTACACCTGGATCGTGCCGCAGGCATGAAGAATGTTGAAGAGCTGAAGCAGTCGCTCACAGACCTGAACGTACCCTACACGTTTTGGAATGTCAATGCCGTCGATCCCGCACAACGTGTTCAGATTGTAGCTGAAATCTCGGATCATTTCAGCAAAAACCCTGAGAGTACAATCCGCCTGCTGATGCATTCCCTGGCATTTGGTACCCTAAAGCCGTTCGTGGCTGCCGATCCGTCCCAAGCCCTAACGCAGAAGAATATTGAAATGACGATGGATGTTATGGCAAATTCGCTGATTTATTGGACTCAGGATGTTGTGCGTGCCGGGTTAATGAAGCCCGGAGGCCGTGTTCTTGGGTTAACAAGTGCTGGCAGTACACGTGTTTTGCCGTCGTACGGTGCGGTGAGTGCCGCAAAAGCCGCCCTTGAAAGCTACTGCCGGCAGCTTTCATTAGAGCTCACACCCTATGGGATTACTGCCAACACCATCCGCGCCGGTGTGACCCATACACCTGCCCTTGAAAAGATTCCGGGTAACGATATCATCATGGCTAATGCTCTCATGCGAAATCCAAACCACAGGCTTACAAGACCGGAAGATGTGGCCCGGGTAATATCCATGCTGGTGCGTGATGAAGCACAGTGGATGAATGGCAATGTTATTGGCGTGGACGGTGGTGAAGATGCAGTTGATCTGACGTGGTGGAAACCCGAAAGTGGTTCGTGA
- a CDS encoding HAMP domain-containing histidine kinase, whose protein sequence is MTVLRIPAVVVLMVLWTVLGLVTARAYAADGTPLQWHTHAAWSAQVQPAGNDLLVLRFQPAWQTADPVLSVINVEGKVLQSAGKGSHFRAAVWNNGKIVAIRQIGQNNEVIVYSQSFRVLYRQILPVASATDFGEQPAVMSAGTVVVIKLGRQLYTIQPHTANPEVQLFEQNVIGFGPADGRWLFAAVHEVGGLAYVSVVDTAMRRRLTSHIPVSSRAFVGTAADRVVVVQPVDDEHSSQVSIVDPYTSDVRTVSVPVRAECVTWYSSGGMLYLAAVRNNNGREFLSVAAQEGLGRLLTSGLLLPPDNGPVEKITSFNDTLCILYPRNVVSVAHGRILSNDDVDLELGPAALVQYTPHGLLLTTRVASALFVQEPVPLWWLWSTVSTVGPYVIPGILLLVIILLAGRLRQQKRFLGAMLQVPGNGLVLVLDDAGRLLQTNEKAASLLRLSAKVPMGRLYLAYMRHSGVQVLQQFVTEALDARKPLSEKVSINDDDDLRDYMVTAQPLWGSFGRLRGMVITGIDISEELERRRLVNWAQLAHDMQTNLSTIRLNAEQMVGEFDGRPADRIRRILFQTEVLIQRVRDLVSVGRSEAIQRIPVHTAEFCTQLRHEFDPVMFPHVEFVMKLRGTMINIDRLKMSRAVRNAIENAIKSLRGKNGTVEISTWFDRLNVYFKVADTGVGMDTLTLENMMKPYYTTAKDGTGSGIGTMIMQHVTHLHGGSIRVTSEPGQGTQVVFRIPR, encoded by the coding sequence ATGACCGTACTTCGGATACCGGCGGTGGTTGTATTGATGGTACTGTGGACAGTGCTCGGTCTAGTGACTGCACGAGCGTATGCAGCAGACGGTACTCCGCTGCAATGGCATACGCATGCAGCTTGGAGTGCACAGGTACAGCCTGCCGGTAACGATTTGCTGGTTCTTCGCTTTCAACCCGCATGGCAAACTGCCGATCCGGTATTGTCAGTGATTAATGTGGAGGGAAAGGTCCTGCAGTCAGCCGGCAAAGGTTCGCATTTCCGCGCAGCCGTATGGAATAACGGGAAGATTGTTGCAATCCGCCAGATCGGACAGAACAACGAAGTTATTGTGTATTCGCAGTCATTCAGGGTACTGTATCGGCAGATTCTTCCGGTTGCATCAGCAACGGATTTCGGCGAGCAGCCCGCCGTTATGTCAGCCGGTACCGTGGTGGTGATAAAACTCGGCAGGCAGTTGTACACAATTCAGCCGCATACAGCAAACCCCGAAGTGCAACTCTTTGAGCAAAATGTTATCGGGTTCGGACCGGCAGACGGCAGGTGGCTTTTTGCTGCCGTCCATGAGGTAGGGGGCTTGGCCTACGTGAGCGTTGTGGATACGGCAATGCGTCGGCGGCTAACGTCGCACATCCCGGTCTCGTCAAGGGCATTTGTTGGCACGGCTGCTGACCGCGTTGTGGTTGTTCAACCGGTTGATGATGAGCACAGCAGCCAGGTCTCGATTGTAGATCCGTACACGTCGGACGTGCGTACGGTCTCGGTTCCGGTTAGGGCAGAATGCGTGACCTGGTATTCATCTGGCGGAATGCTCTACCTGGCTGCCGTCCGGAATAATAATGGACGGGAGTTTTTGTCCGTGGCTGCGCAGGAAGGCTTGGGACGTTTGCTAACATCAGGCTTGCTGTTGCCTCCCGATAATGGACCGGTTGAAAAAATAACGTCGTTTAATGATACGTTGTGCATCCTTTATCCCCGTAACGTTGTGAGTGTTGCTCACGGACGCATCCTGTCCAACGATGATGTTGATCTAGAGCTTGGGCCGGCAGCTTTGGTACAATATACACCCCACGGTCTGCTACTAACCACTCGTGTTGCCTCTGCACTGTTTGTGCAGGAGCCGGTTCCTCTCTGGTGGCTTTGGAGTACAGTCTCAACCGTTGGGCCCTACGTTATTCCCGGGATATTATTATTGGTTATCATCCTATTGGCGGGTAGGCTAAGGCAACAGAAGCGCTTCCTTGGAGCCATGCTCCAGGTTCCGGGTAATGGCCTGGTTCTTGTGCTGGATGATGCAGGCAGGTTACTACAAACAAACGAAAAGGCCGCATCCCTGCTGCGTTTGTCTGCAAAAGTACCTATGGGACGGCTTTACCTTGCCTATATGCGCCATTCCGGTGTACAGGTGCTGCAGCAATTCGTAACGGAAGCATTAGATGCGCGAAAGCCCCTTTCCGAAAAAGTAAGTATTAATGATGACGATGATCTGCGAGATTATATGGTTACTGCACAGCCGTTATGGGGTTCGTTCGGACGATTACGCGGGATGGTGATAACGGGAATTGATATTTCGGAAGAACTGGAACGCCGCAGACTTGTTAACTGGGCCCAGTTGGCTCATGATATGCAAACAAATCTTTCAACAATTCGGCTGAATGCTGAACAGATGGTTGGTGAGTTTGACGGACGTCCGGCAGACAGGATACGCCGAATTTTATTTCAGACTGAGGTGCTGATTCAGCGCGTTCGCGACCTTGTGAGTGTTGGGCGCTCTGAAGCAATTCAGCGCATACCGGTTCACACAGCTGAGTTCTGTACACAGCTTCGGCATGAATTTGATCCGGTAATGTTCCCTCATGTGGAGTTTGTGATGAAACTGCGGGGAACCATGATCAACATTGATCGTCTGAAAATGTCGCGTGCTGTGCGCAACGCAATCGAAAACGCAATCAAAAGTTTGCGCGGTAAGAACGGCACGGTTGAAATATCTACATGGTTTGACCGGTTAAACGTGTATTTTAAGGTCGCTGATACCGGTGTTGGTATGGATACCTTAACATTGGAGAACATGATGAAGCCATACTACACAACAGCGAAAGACGGTACCGGGTCGGGCATTGGTACCATGATTATGCAGCATGTTACGCACTTACATGGTGGCTCGATTCGGGTTACCAGTGAACCCGGCCAGGGAACTCAGGTTGTATTCAGAATTCCACGATAA
- a CDS encoding c-type cytochrome — translation MRTAGGISLFLLISACAPLTQPEDPMQYLPVMTIPTLRHPPDNEPTPERLALGKLLFNSTLLSEGNDVSCASCHLENFAFADTTPVSRGTLGRVGTSNSPSIVYAAFEPGLLRAATVPTLEMHVLVPLQEENEFHMNILDVVDRFNANPDVQAMSLAAYDRPFDPWVLTRAISVFVRSLPAFSSKFDAAYQQKNFSEFSMAERRGIKLFYGSAGCVQCHSDALFTNHLVFSGPPSAAHRNRIQARTDIKVPSLRNVAVSPPYFHDGTAATLHAVLQQYKNGERYYVPTPKPLSDADIRDIEAFLTTLTDL, via the coding sequence GTGCGTACCGCCGGCGGTATATCACTTTTCTTATTAATTTCGGCCTGTGCACCGTTAACGCAGCCTGAAGATCCAATGCAGTATTTGCCGGTGATGACGATACCAACCCTACGGCACCCACCTGATAACGAACCCACTCCGGAGCGGCTTGCGCTTGGAAAGCTGTTGTTCAACTCAACTCTTCTATCCGAAGGCAACGATGTTAGCTGCGCCAGCTGCCACCTTGAGAACTTTGCCTTTGCCGATACAACCCCCGTAAGCCGCGGAACATTAGGCCGGGTCGGAACATCCAACTCTCCGTCTATTGTGTACGCAGCCTTCGAGCCCGGCTTACTCCGAGCGGCCACCGTCCCAACACTCGAAATGCACGTTCTGGTCCCGCTCCAGGAAGAAAATGAGTTCCACATGAATATCCTGGACGTTGTTGACCGGTTCAATGCCAATCCCGATGTCCAGGCAATGAGCCTTGCTGCCTACGACCGACCCTTTGATCCATGGGTGCTCACTCGGGCCATCTCGGTTTTTGTTCGAAGTCTGCCAGCGTTTAGTTCTAAATTCGATGCAGCATACCAACAAAAGAACTTTTCCGAATTCAGCATGGCGGAAAGGCGGGGGATAAAGTTGTTTTACGGATCGGCAGGGTGCGTACAATGCCATTCTGATGCACTCTTCACCAATCACCTGGTGTTCTCGGGACCTCCATCAGCAGCTCACCGTAACCGTATCCAGGCCAGAACAGATATTAAGGTGCCATCGTTACGGAATGTTGCGGTTAGCCCACCATATTTCCACGACGGGACAGCTGCTACACTGCATGCCGTTCTGCAGCAGTACAAAAACGGTGAGAGGTATTATGTACCGACACCAAAGCCCCTTTCCGACGCTGACATCAGGGACATTGAGGCATTTTTAACTACACTCACCGATTTATAA
- a CDS encoding GWxTD domain-containing protein: MIGWPHIATVCVLLLWPIVLPAQSGNTRSGRVYQDPDRQVYAEAFGVPKAGTDSTNIYVLFKVSNDVLTFTKNTDHSDPQGNFVAPIALNIEVRDSLGVIRKRVRWSNSTYASTFDETNSRNQYSSGWQMITVACGLHTVALEVVQNKINLPTKVIIDSVASPTCRDQTSRQLILGVPEPGEPRDSYRPFIQNGNAEFIPHDAYGFLPVRDSIPAHYSVSIRQQPYGGNQIRWWSVASYEWQGMSTPNVRLDVSGTGGGSEPRLHLVPDSTGGGFGYLQIPFPVTALVPAEYTVTVVRENSTDSVHIPVHVVWNTMPQSLRNLNDAIQLLRYTAAETDIRNIDNGTDVERRENLMDWWRGQDPTPRTSYNERLYEYYRRADYARLRYATVQEPDGAKTERGKIYILFGPPTSVATKMNAQNSATEMWTYSNSVAKAFVFEVDERGYYKLVAIDKTK; this comes from the coding sequence ATGATTGGTTGGCCCCATATAGCCACAGTGTGTGTGTTGCTCCTTTGGCCGATAGTCCTGCCGGCACAATCAGGGAATACGAGGTCAGGAAGAGTATATCAGGACCCGGATCGGCAGGTATATGCCGAAGCATTTGGAGTACCAAAAGCGGGTACCGACAGTACAAATATTTATGTTCTGTTTAAGGTATCGAATGACGTACTTACCTTCACGAAGAACACCGATCACTCTGACCCTCAAGGTAATTTTGTTGCACCGATTGCATTAAACATCGAGGTTCGTGATTCCCTTGGTGTTATTCGCAAACGTGTGCGATGGAGCAATAGCACCTATGCTTCAACGTTTGATGAGACCAATAGCCGCAATCAATATTCTTCGGGATGGCAGATGATAACAGTGGCCTGCGGACTACACACCGTTGCACTTGAAGTAGTACAAAACAAGATAAATCTTCCTACGAAAGTTATTATTGACTCAGTTGCAAGTCCAACATGCCGCGATCAAACATCCCGTCAGCTTATCCTTGGTGTACCGGAACCCGGAGAACCCCGGGATTCCTACCGACCATTTATTCAAAACGGGAATGCTGAGTTTATACCACACGATGCATACGGTTTTTTACCCGTGCGCGACAGCATCCCAGCTCACTATTCGGTTTCGATTCGGCAACAACCCTATGGTGGCAATCAGATTCGCTGGTGGAGTGTTGCCAGCTATGAGTGGCAGGGGATGAGTACGCCTAACGTACGCCTCGACGTTTCAGGCACCGGTGGAGGATCTGAGCCGCGTTTGCATCTTGTACCCGACAGTACGGGAGGGGGCTTTGGATATCTTCAAATTCCGTTTCCGGTTACGGCACTCGTTCCCGCCGAATACACCGTGACCGTTGTACGTGAAAACAGTACCGATTCGGTGCATATTCCGGTACACGTTGTCTGGAATACTATGCCTCAGTCGCTTCGGAATCTCAACGATGCAATACAATTGCTACGGTACACCGCAGCCGAAACTGATATCAGGAACATTGATAACGGGACCGATGTGGAGCGCCGTGAAAACCTGATGGACTGGTGGCGGGGGCAGGACCCTACGCCGCGAACATCCTATAACGAACGATTGTACGAATACTATCGCCGGGCCGACTATGCACGCCTACGATATGCTACCGTTCAGGAACCCGATGGTGCCAAAACAGAGCGAGGGAAAATCTATATTTTGTTCGGTCCGCCAACGTCGGTTGCTACAAAGATGAATGCTCAGAATTCAGCTACGGAGATGTGGACGTATTCTAACAGTGTGGCAAAAGCGTTTGTGTTTGAAGTTGACGAGCGTGGGTACTACAAGCTGGTTGCCATTGATAAAACCAAGTAG
- the ruvX gene encoding Holliday junction resolvase RuvX encodes MNTRTDHLATPDAFAGKRIAALDYGEARIGVAVCDEMHIVVSTRPVVVNNNDVFSALTQRFTEDRIDVVLVGMPYRLDDVKTEIMKSIEVFVEQLRQYITQPVYVVDEAYSTQRARHIMEESGMKQKKRRKKGTKDVVAAAVILRDFIEEYRS; translated from the coding sequence ATGAACACCAGAACAGACCACCTTGCCACACCTGATGCCTTTGCCGGTAAACGCATTGCAGCGTTGGACTATGGTGAGGCACGTATTGGTGTTGCAGTGTGCGATGAAATGCATATCGTTGTGAGTACGCGTCCGGTTGTTGTCAATAACAATGACGTATTTTCCGCGCTAACCCAACGGTTTACTGAAGACCGGATAGATGTTGTCCTGGTGGGCATGCCATATCGGCTTGACGATGTGAAAACTGAAATCATGAAATCAATTGAAGTTTTTGTTGAACAACTTCGGCAATACATCACGCAACCGGTATACGTAGTTGACGAAGCATATTCAACGCAACGAGCCCGACACATAATGGAAGAATCAGGGATGAAACAAAAGAAGCGGAGAAAAAAAGGAACAAAGGATGTTGTTGCGGCTGCGGTGATTCTTCGGGACTTCATCGAGGAGTATCGGTCATGA
- the mutL gene encoding DNA mismatch repair endonuclease MutL, which produces MAIIQLLPEYLANQIAAGEVVQRPDSVVKELVENALDSGATAISVVVRGAGKQAIHVIDNGHGMDQDDLAMCVVRHATSKIRSEKDLHAIATLGFRGEALASIAAVADVEIRTCKSTEPGSTGYKLMSRPGSPPQISTDNVQPGTQILVRNLFYNVPARRKFLKSDLTEFRHISEAMQRVALSRPDVRFTFHDADVLVFDVHPADLHHRTMEILGIEHPQDLVAVHGSECGITISGFVGTPRMARQSRSGQYLFLNSRPIVSRPLAHAVLSAYEHLLGSGQRPVFVLHIEVDPSHVDVNVHPQKHEVKFEDERQVYLVVQQAVSKALKSLSIIPDYVTDLPLASSPLQSLSGVTDRSAPTFVNRFTGEIHTAGVPSGRFDGIGSGAKAAPNRPQWSAEAQSALFEEPAVLPFLQSGGQYIVTTHSDGIMIIDQNAAHQRILYERALSAEKKESAAEQALLFSVRVSLAPAETTVLKEYHEQFTQLGFRVEVIDSTTAEVHAVPSEVQPGTESETIKKMIESLRALGQVPRERRPDGIALVYAESQAIRRGIRLSSEEMRSMHRSLLGCDVPHLAPDGTPTFIILSNDEIAHRLK; this is translated from the coding sequence ATGGCAATAATTCAACTACTCCCCGAATACCTTGCTAATCAGATTGCCGCCGGCGAAGTAGTGCAACGTCCCGACAGTGTAGTTAAGGAATTAGTCGAAAATGCTCTCGACTCAGGAGCTACGGCGATCAGCGTTGTGGTGCGTGGTGCCGGGAAGCAGGCAATCCATGTGATTGATAATGGGCATGGTATGGACCAGGATGACCTTGCGATGTGCGTGGTGCGTCATGCAACGAGTAAAATCAGGAGTGAGAAGGATTTGCATGCAATCGCTACGCTCGGATTTCGTGGTGAAGCTCTGGCTTCGATTGCTGCCGTTGCTGATGTGGAAATTCGTACCTGTAAATCTACTGAGCCCGGAAGCACCGGGTATAAGCTTATGTCGCGGCCCGGATCACCGCCACAGATTAGTACAGACAATGTTCAGCCGGGGACTCAAATTCTTGTACGTAACCTATTTTACAATGTTCCGGCTCGACGAAAGTTTCTTAAGAGTGACCTTACGGAATTCAGGCATATCAGCGAGGCAATGCAGAGAGTAGCTCTGTCCCGCCCGGACGTACGATTTACGTTTCATGATGCTGATGTTCTTGTGTTTGATGTTCATCCGGCCGATTTGCACCACCGTACCATGGAGATACTTGGGATTGAACACCCCCAAGACCTTGTTGCAGTTCATGGCAGCGAGTGTGGAATTACGATTTCCGGCTTTGTTGGTACCCCCAGAATGGCTCGTCAGAGCAGAAGCGGTCAGTACCTGTTTCTCAATAGCCGGCCAATCGTCAGCCGGCCACTTGCACACGCAGTACTGTCGGCGTATGAACATTTACTGGGAAGCGGACAGCGTCCGGTATTTGTCCTTCATATCGAGGTGGATCCCAGCCATGTTGATGTAAACGTTCATCCGCAGAAGCATGAGGTAAAGTTCGAGGATGAACGCCAGGTGTACCTGGTTGTTCAGCAAGCCGTATCGAAAGCCCTGAAATCTTTGAGCATCATACCAGACTACGTAACCGATCTTCCGCTTGCCTCAAGCCCCTTACAATCACTGTCCGGCGTCACCGATAGGTCAGCGCCCACCTTTGTAAACAGATTTACCGGTGAGATACACACCGCCGGCGTGCCGTCTGGAAGATTTGATGGGATTGGCAGTGGTGCGAAGGCAGCACCAAACCGACCTCAGTGGTCGGCTGAAGCTCAGTCAGCCTTATTCGAAGAGCCTGCGGTATTGCCGTTTCTGCAGTCAGGCGGACAGTACATTGTAACCACGCATTCTGACGGAATCATGATTATTGATCAGAATGCCGCACATCAGAGGATTTTGTACGAACGAGCTCTATCAGCCGAAAAAAAAGAATCTGCTGCTGAGCAGGCACTGTTGTTTTCGGTGCGGGTTAGCCTTGCACCTGCCGAAACCACTGTGTTGAAGGAATATCATGAACAATTTACTCAGCTTGGATTTCGGGTTGAGGTGATTGACTCAACAACGGCTGAGGTTCATGCAGTACCGTCAGAAGTACAACCCGGTACGGAAAGTGAAACAATAAAAAAAATGATTGAATCACTACGGGCATTGGGACAGGTACCGCGTGAGCGGCGTCCGGACGGTATTGCCCTTGTGTATGCAGAATCGCAGGCAATCCGGCGGGGAATTCGGTTAAGTTCCGAAGAGATGCGTTCAATGCATCGCAGTCTGCTTGGTTGTGATGTACCGCATTTAGCTCCTGACGGAACGCCGACCTTTATAATTCTTAGTAACGATGAAATTGCACACCGACTAAAGTAA